A window of Aptenodytes patagonicus chromosome 1, bAptPat1.pri.cur, whole genome shotgun sequence genomic DNA:
ggctgtgcGAGAGCAAACCAGCCGGGAGTCTACACCTCCACTCAGCACTTTTATGACTGGATCCTGGTACAGATGGGATTGCGCCCAGAAGTAAGGGCTACTCCAGCATCACGGGCATGGAGTCATTTTCTCACCACCTCAACCCCCTTTCAGAGGCCAATACCAACACAATCGGGCAGGTTTACACCCTGCCCATTTCCACGCCAGAAGCTCGTGGAATTCTTTACTCGGgtgcaggagctcctgcaggtcctaaggggaaaaaaggcttgaGCAGCAGGATGAACAGGATCCAGTGCAGGCTGCAGTATACCACAACCATTTCCTTCTGGGGCAATGCCTGCTGATCCAAAGGCAGCCTCAGAGTCAAAGGCCTGCTctgtcctgcccatgctcctcTGAGTGCACACAAATGCTGAAGTTGACTTAGTTCTTGAAATAAAGTTGCCAATTTTCACAGCTAACCATGCTTCAGTCCAATTCAGTCTCCTGTGCAAGGCAAGGACTTCCATGCCTGGCACCTGCAAAATGAGGCTGCAGGTAGACAGTAGGGCAGAAAGGGAAAGAGTCACTCAAGAGGGCTGAAACCGTGCCTGGTCAGAGAGGAGGTTGCTCAGAACTACCATGGGGTGGAGAAGACTGGCACACTGAGGCTAGAAAGAAGATATGAAAAAATGATGTGACATGCAGACAGCTTTGGGGGTATGCATTAAGGCACACAAGCTGATGATTAGAGCCTGGCATAAGCCTTAGCTAACTGAACAGACCATGGGAAACTCCCGAGTATGACAAGAGAAATTGCTGACCATAGCAACTAGAGTTAGAAGCTGACAGGAGTTACAGTGCCATGAGGAAGAGCCAGATTTCACGAGTAGTTAAGGGGGAATGATGTGAGAGGTGGCCACACTTTACAGATAATTGAAGGAAGAGTTGGGGTCATTTTTGGGAGAGGAATCTGGCAGGGACAGCAGTACCCAGGAAAACGCATCAGTAATGCCATGGAAGTCCAAGATGACCTACCTAACAGCACCTGAAACACCAAATCTGTTTACAGATGTGGCAAACCTGGGAgcaagggggggggagggggaatcacCTGGGGTAGGTCCCTTGTCTGGGAGGAGACAagggcagagaaagggaggagtCAAGGAAGATGAGGGGGATGTACAGGCATGGAAAATGGAGAGAAGGAGGATCAAGGAGCTAGTCACACATAAGCAAACTGCTGGTTGGTTTGCCTGTTTGACTGAGCCCTGCACCTAATCACCACAGCCGGTCCTACCTTCTTTTTGAGAGTGATTCCAAATCCTTTTCTGTGGGGCCCCACTCTGTACCCGGTGGGGGCGTGGGTCCAGAGGCCTGACTGCTAGCAATGGCAGAAGGGAACACAGGTCATAGGGACCCAGCGGTTGGAAACACCAAGTGTCTAGGGCCAGCTACTGGTGGGAGCGCTGTGTGCATGTGCGATTCGCTAGTGAACTTGAAGCTGGACTAGCTCACAAGCAAGAGAGAGACACTTTCAGTCATGTGGATGGCATACAGTTGCAGCCCACCTGATTGATGAGCCCCAGTATTCACAGACTTTACAAGACGACCAGGCCTGCCAACCACAGGCCACATCTCCACCTCCTGAGTCATGAAGGACTTTGAGGTGCTTGAGCATGCGTACCCTCAGCTGCTTCCCACCTAGGCATGTTCCCTCTGTGCTAGCTGCACAAGGTCCTGCCTCTGAAGCTGCCAGGACCATCCATCCCATCCTCCTCTTGCTGTGCTCTTGGCCCCTGGCAAGGTCTGTTCCCACCCAGAGGTGCACAGCATGCCTCCAGCTGAGTTGGGATCTCTGGACACTGGGGCATGCCCTTTGCTTCATCTTGATCATGGTTTGAACGGAGCTGTTCTGGCTCTTAAGATGATGCTGTATCATGGTCCCTCCATGAACAAGTCAGGGTTTCTGTCAAAAGGCCTCAGCTTGAACATCCAACACAGAGCACAGGGTCCACTGACCTACACTCCTAGCAGGGCTGGTAATCTCCCCAGCCCACAGTTTGCTACCCCAGCACTCCATTAGTCAGAGGTGTCACTGAGCCAAAGCTGCAGGGTAGCTCTAAAGCTGAGCTTGGTTagttgggggcagggggagtctGGTGGGTTTGGGATAGGGTTCCAGTGTGGAGCAACTGAAGGGGATGGAGCAGCAAGAGGCTaggagcagtggcagcaggaAGGCTTAGGAGTGCAGTTTGGTatgcagcagggctgcagggcgGGATCCCTGCCCTTCCTGATCTGGCTTTCCCCAAACTCCATGCGCTGTTCAAAAAGCACTTTCTGCAGTTTGATCTCCTTCAGGACTTGCAGAATCTCCGGCCCTGCACCACTCTGCAGCAGATCATAGTTCTCGGCTGGGTCTGACTCCAGGTCAAAGAGCAGCGGGGGCAAGTGAGGGGTCAGCGGGGTCAGCCCGTGGCAGGCCTGGTCTGGAGTCGTATCACTGTGAAAGGAACCTGCAAAAGAAACTCCTAGGTGTAGCTCAGTTTTTTCTCTTTGAGCTTTGGACAGCAAAACCATACAGGACTTCACAAAGCTGCCCGTgcagaggagaggaggcagcacTAACCTTGTGTGAAGTAATGGGCCTTGTACTTCCCAAGTCTGACAGCGAAGGGGCCGTGCAGTGGATCGGGGGACGGCGGATAGAAGAACATCGTCTGACGGGGACTCtgtgggaagcagcagagctAAGCTCACCAGTGCAGCCACAAGGCTGAAGAGCCTGAAACAGGACCAGGCAGAAACTCCAGGGAGTCACACAGAAGCCCCAGTACTACAGCCAGAACATGGCCAGAGAGGGGGGAAACTGACGAGCAGCAGCATCCTGTTTGCTCCCTACTCAAAGCTACTGGGGCTCTGTCCATCCACTACAGCCATGGGGGTTTGGCTTGGCAATATGTTGCAGGTGTTAGAGCTGAGCAGCTTGGGGAAGCCCAGGAACTCCATGGCATGACCCAGGCCAGACAAAAGGTCCCAGCTCATGGATCTCCCCTGACCCCCAGCTGGTTCTACTCATCAGGCACACAGCTCCAGCCCCACACCCAGCCTTCATGCACAATGCCAGCTGAACCAGCCCACAGGACTCACCTTCCCTGACCCAAACAGCACCGGACTCAGGTCATAGCCATCCAGGGCAACTTTCGGAagagctgctccagccagggTAGTAAGGGTTGGCAGGATGTCCAGGGTGCTTGCCAGCTCATGTGTCACTCCTGTCACCCACCAGACCAAGGCACAAGGAAAGGTTCAAGCACCTGATCCCACTCCCATCCCTGCCATCCTCACTTCTCTCCTGCCCTCTGCTTGTCCTGGGGCAGCCAAGCTGCCATGACACTTCTGCCTTGGCTGGCATCAGCACGCAAAAGGCACAAGCAGTGCCAAGTCTCACCTGGAGTGATATGGCCTGGCCAATAAGCCACTGCTGGTTCCCGCATGCCACCTTCATATGTTGTGCCCTTCCCACACTTCAGAAGGCCAGAGCTGCCTCCACGTGCCATCCGCATGGTGGAGGGGCTGTGAGAGAGAAGAACCACCTACCATCAGTTTCACAGGTTCATGTTACCCCTTCCCTGATGCTGCCAACGGGGGCATGACAAGACAGACATGGTGCCAGCAAGTGACACTGCCACCCTTCTCGGCCTTGTGAGGCATGGGGCAGGTGAAGAAGCCAAGGTGTGCAAGACACCTAAGCAGGGCACCAGAAACCAATGCCACCCACACGCAAAGGGAATCAGGGTATATTTGGGCTGCTGCATGCTCCTGGCCTGAACCCTGTAAGGTTTCTGCCCATGAGGAGGGGCACAGCTGGGTCACAGGAACAAGGAGGTGATCATGCACTGGGTCCTCTCCAGAGCAGCGTCAACCTCTTGCCTCACTTCAGGTCACTGGGGTCTCACCTGGCAATGCCACACCTCATCCCTTTTGCCCCAGCCAACCTACGCCTCTTTCCAGTTCCCCCATACCATGGCAGCAGAATCTTATCAGTGATGAAGTCCCCCCTGCTGAGCCCACTCACCCATTGTCAGAGGTGAAAAACACCAAGGTTGTGTTTGCAAGACCATTTtcctgcagtgcctgcagcagctgtCCCACCGAGCCATCAAACTCCAAGAGTGCATCACCAAACGGCCCACGCCGTGACTGCCCTGCATACTCCTGGCTTGCAAATTGGGGGTAGTGTGTATGCTGGAGAAAGGGCAGAGAAGACTGCTACGCAAACTCCCCCAGAGCTGCATCTGGTTCCCAATTCACCCAGGGACAGCGAGCACCCCAGCTAGGACATGGAGATATGTGACAATAGCTATGAGATGAGAGGAGGCTTGTCCCCAGGCTTCAGAAACATCTCTCAGAAATGGCATAAAGGAGCTGAGCCCCAGGAAAGGATGTGGGGCCCCAGAGTAGGAAGTTTTCCCGGGTGGACTCCTGGCCCAGAGAAGCAGGCAAAGCTCTAGAAAGAAGCAGCCCAAGAACATTATCAGAATGGTGCTGCCACAAGACCTGGGCATGGGAACAGCAACCCCAGGTCATCCAGGAGCAGGTATTGACTGCTCAGCACagtcctggggctgcaggagctgaggtgcttccctgctctccccacagGACAAAGGCTCCCTTCCCCACTCTTGGGCCCAGAGCAGCCCTCCCCCTCTCTTACGTGGGAGGCATAGTAGAGCAGGAAGGGGATGCCTCGTCGGGCACAGTCAGCGATGAAATCCCGGGAGAATTTGTTGTAGAGTGGCACTAGATCAGGGAAAGAGACTGGCTGCTGCACGATGCTCTGGTTCCAGAGCAGCGGGACTGGCACTAAGCCTTGGTCACAAGTCCCAAAACACCTGATGTCAGGTGGGAAGCAGGTGAGATTCTGGCAGGGGCCCTGGAGAGAACAAATAACACTTTATCTTTTACCTGTGTTGCAGGACAatgaggggaggggagcagggtcTCACAGTGGCCCACCACCAGGTCTTACAGGCACCCTTTGGGCAGCCACTCCCAGAAGCCCAGGGGTCTGTGCCCACCCTAGAACTGTCCAAGGACCATGCTGCCCCAGCATCATTTTCTCCTGGCAGTAATTCAGGTGTTTCTTTGTAGCCCAGAAGCTGACCCTCCCTCCCTTGACAAAGGGCATATGTCCCCATGCACAACTGCCACCCACATTCTGCAAAACTGCCCTATCATACGAGCACCTCAGAGATGGGCTTTCCCCACCAGCATccatctcccctgcctgcagccacccACACCCATCTGCCCAGGCAAGCACTAACCCAGCCTATGTGCTCTCAAGCAAGCTTCATCTTTCAGGCActccccccagccagccctgggACACCCTTCAGGGCTTGACAGGTCTCTTACCTGGTCATGGGAGTAGGGCACCCCCAAGAAGTGGTCAAAGCCCTGGTGGATGGGCAAGAAGGAGCCATTAATCCCCAGGCCAAGATGCCACTTGCCAACCATAGCTGTGGCATAGCCCTCAGCCTTCAGCACCTCTGCAACAGTGACCTCAGACAGCGGCAGGCCTCCCTGTGAGTCTGGGTTGAACACACCGGGGTAAACCCCAGAGCGCATCTGGAACCGGCCAGTCAGCAGGGCTGCCCTACAGGTGAGAGttgaaagagagggaggagacagGCATCACACTGGACACAGCACAGGTCGTGGTGCTCAACCTCCACAGAGGGTGCCCCATTCCTCAGGACCTAGCAGCTTGGCTCTCCAGTCTCACAGCTGCCACTGCCATCTCCCCTGTCTGCTGGGACACACAATCAGTCCCCTCGTAGAGCAGCCAGACCTTCGGGCCTCCTGGGACACATCAGATTTATCAACCACCCGttccccccagcactgcagctcccTAGCTGTATGCTAAGCCCTGCCTCGATGCTTCCTCCAACCCCGCCCCGGGGCCCTTCAGCAGTCGCCAACCAGCGGGGCGGGAGCAGCGAGGGACGTACCGGGACGGGCTGCACACTGGGGAGCTGCTGTAGAAGTTGGTGAACCGCAGCCCTCGGGAAGCCATTCGGTCCAGGTTGGGCGTGGTAGAAGAAGGGTGCCCGTAGCTCCCCAGGTCCCCGAAGCCCAAGTCGTCCGCCAGCAACAGGACGAAGCTGGGGGGCGCGCCGGCCGCTCCGCGCAAGGCTAGCAGCACCAGGGCCCACGGCAGGCCCCGGTCCCGCGGCCCCATGGCGCTGCCGCCCGGGGAGGCCAAAGCGCGCCGCGCCAAGCCGCCGCCAGCGACCACCTGACCCGCGCGGGTAGCCACATGACGCAGTACCGCCGCGGGGCATGCCGGGAATTGTAGTCCGTCGCGGGACGGC
This region includes:
- the ARSA gene encoding arylsulfatase A; translation: MGPRDRGLPWALVLLALRGAAGAPPSFVLLLADDLGFGDLGSYGHPSSTTPNLDRMASRGLRFTNFYSSSPVCSPSRAALLTGRFQMRSGVYPGVFNPDSQGGLPLSEVTVAEVLKAEGYATAMVGKWHLGLGINGSFLPIHQGFDHFLGVPYSHDQGPCQNLTCFPPDIRCFGTCDQGLVPVPLLWNQSIVQQPVSFPDLVPLYNKFSRDFIADCARRGIPFLLYYASHHTHYPQFASQEYAGQSRRGPFGDALLEFDGSVGQLLQALQENGLANTTLVFFTSDNGPSTMRMARGGSSGLLKCGKGTTYEGGMREPAVAYWPGHITPGVTHELASTLDILPTLTTLAGAALPKVALDGYDLSPVLFGSGKSPRQTMFFYPPSPDPLHGPFAVRLGKYKAHYFTQGSFHSDTTPDQACHGLTPLTPHLPPLLFDLESDPAENYDLLQSGAGPEILQVLKEIKLQKVLFEQRMEFGESQIRKGRDPALQPCCIPNCTPKPSCCHCS